A window from Candidatus Nitrospira neomarina encodes these proteins:
- the hpnA gene encoding hopanoid-associated sugar epimerase — MKVLITGSSGFIGAAVTRAVVAKGDEVRVLIRPTSNLKNLEGLHVETVVGDLQDPLSLKKAMAGCEGLYHVAAHYALWARDPSIFYAINVEGTKNLFRAAREAGVQRIVYTSTIGAIGLPDEGGLGNETLFPSLAQLAGDYKRSKFLAEQEVLRMAQEGLPVVIVNPTAPVGERDVKPTPTGQIIVDFMRGRMLAYIETGMNLVDVEDVAIGHIRAMERGRVGERYILGNQNLTLKEVCQILSRLTGVPAPRLQLPWRLVLPMAHVNQWIANLVTHRPPRIPLEGVRMAKYHMHYDCTKARQELSLPQTPVETALKKAVQWFRQHGYG; from the coding sequence AGATGAGGTCCGTGTATTAATTCGGCCCACCAGTAATTTAAAAAATCTTGAAGGGTTACACGTCGAAACCGTTGTGGGAGATTTGCAGGATCCCTTGTCCCTCAAGAAGGCTATGGCCGGCTGCGAAGGGCTATATCATGTGGCGGCGCATTATGCGTTGTGGGCTAGAGACCCTTCAATCTTTTATGCCATCAATGTCGAGGGGACAAAAAATTTATTCCGTGCAGCAAGGGAGGCAGGCGTTCAACGAATCGTCTACACTAGCACAATTGGTGCGATCGGGTTGCCTGATGAAGGAGGCCTTGGAAATGAAACCCTCTTTCCTTCCTTGGCTCAGCTGGCAGGGGATTATAAGCGATCAAAATTTTTGGCTGAGCAGGAAGTCCTTCGCATGGCTCAAGAGGGGTTGCCGGTGGTTATTGTCAATCCAACGGCTCCAGTGGGAGAGCGCGACGTTAAGCCCACTCCAACTGGACAAATTATTGTTGATTTTATGCGTGGCCGAATGTTGGCGTATATTGAGACCGGGATGAATTTGGTGGATGTTGAGGATGTGGCCATAGGGCATATCCGGGCCATGGAGCGTGGTCGGGTGGGTGAGCGGTATATTCTGGGAAATCAAAATCTTACACTGAAAGAAGTATGTCAGATTCTCAGCCGACTAACGGGAGTGCCTGCCCCGCGGCTTCAATTGCCTTGGAGGCTTGTCCTTCCCATGGCGCATGTGAATCAATGGATTGCCAATCTGGTCACCCATCGTCCACCCAGAATTCCTTTGGAAGGAGTGCGGATGGCCAAGTATCACATGCATTATGATTGCACGAAGGCGCGCCAGGAACTGTCGCTTCCCCAAACCCCGGTGGAAACAGCACTCAAAAAAGCCGTACAGTGGTTTCGCCAGCACGGATACGGCTGA